Proteins from a single region of Belliella baltica DSM 15883:
- a CDS encoding T9SS C-terminal target domain-containing protein: MEAHKIKYGKIIAIGIMIWFGFNAPMMLLTAQTTKSEVKTNIPTSNNARINAANQSSTVGNIEVNVSGKLALCSHSEKGHIILDVKGGVEPYTFRWNNNETVQNRYNLFAGTYTVYIKDSYGTEHTEKIVIQPPYPLIVEMVETKNASCGSSNTGSAKINVKVGRGEPYKVEWSHGLMNKMEATNLPAGDYTATVYDVYNCSTTIAFSIASDGPAIEVQENIIDIACSSDQNGAIKLQVSGGTAPFTYQWSNGKTTKDIEGLAAGKYEVLIQDAGGCSVSKSFEVKASTPLEVSLDSTTDISCSGEESSSIKINVSGGKAPFTFEWSNGASSQNIANLKAGQYQVKVTDAAGCFVNASFEVKEGVNAINVNLLSSKDITCNGAEDGSIEVEISGGVGPFIVTWSDGVSGTLKRENLKAGSYKVSVVDSKGCNASQETIIQEPTQLIARLDNTLDINCATGDITGVAWVQITGGKSPYNIKWNTGAGSREINFFTSSELTIEITDANGCTTTDKMKVNFPEVTGNARLDFEYRKLEITSEPQVFVNDSIQFESFIATDFISWGWDFGDGRVCKDKDPVHTFKKAGEYEVKLTAFDIYGCSTVEVNTVQVLSNGELVVMPNAFTPNGDGLNDKFLPVMKGVSSFEMNIFNHWGEHLYSEAGLEINGWDGYFKGSLLPQGNYVYKITYTNPEGNVINKTGGVTLIR, from the coding sequence ATGGAAGCGCACAAAATTAAATATGGGAAAATAATTGCGATAGGAATCATGATTTGGTTCGGTTTCAATGCGCCTATGATGTTGTTGACAGCTCAGACAACAAAGTCGGAGGTTAAAACCAATATCCCAACTTCTAACAACGCAAGAATAAATGCTGCCAACCAAAGTTCTACTGTTGGAAACATTGAGGTGAATGTTTCTGGAAAGTTAGCTTTGTGTTCACATAGTGAAAAAGGTCACATCATACTTGACGTAAAAGGAGGGGTAGAGCCATATACTTTTAGATGGAATAATAATGAAACTGTTCAAAATAGATATAATCTTTTTGCTGGTACTTATACTGTATATATAAAAGACAGCTACGGAACAGAACACACTGAGAAAATTGTCATTCAGCCTCCATATCCATTGATCGTGGAAATGGTAGAAACTAAAAATGCAAGCTGTGGAAGTAGCAACACCGGATCTGCAAAAATCAATGTTAAAGTAGGACGAGGTGAGCCATATAAAGTAGAGTGGAGCCACGGTTTGATGAATAAAATGGAAGCTACCAACCTTCCTGCTGGTGACTACACCGCTACAGTATATGATGTATATAATTGTAGTACTACTATCGCTTTTTCAATTGCTTCTGATGGCCCAGCTATAGAAGTGCAAGAAAATATCATAGATATCGCTTGTTCATCTGATCAAAATGGAGCTATTAAGCTTCAAGTGTCAGGTGGAACAGCGCCGTTTACCTATCAGTGGTCAAATGGAAAAACTACCAAAGACATTGAAGGTCTTGCTGCTGGTAAATACGAAGTGTTGATTCAGGATGCTGGTGGATGTAGCGTTTCAAAATCATTTGAAGTGAAAGCTTCTACCCCTTTGGAAGTTTCTTTGGACAGTACAACAGATATTTCTTGTAGCGGTGAAGAAAGCAGTTCTATAAAGATAAACGTCTCAGGAGGTAAAGCGCCATTTACATTTGAATGGAGTAATGGTGCTAGCAGTCAAAATATAGCAAATCTAAAAGCAGGTCAATATCAAGTAAAAGTAACAGATGCCGCAGGCTGTTTTGTAAACGCTTCATTTGAAGTAAAAGAAGGTGTAAATGCAATAAACGTAAATCTCCTGTCTTCAAAGGACATTACATGTAATGGTGCTGAAGATGGAAGTATTGAAGTGGAGATTTCAGGCGGTGTTGGTCCATTTATAGTCACTTGGTCAGATGGAGTTTCTGGCACTTTGAAAAGAGAAAACTTAAAAGCAGGTAGCTACAAAGTTTCAGTAGTTGATTCTAAAGGCTGCAATGCTTCTCAAGAAACCATCATACAAGAGCCAACTCAACTCATTGCTAGATTAGATAATACCTTAGATATCAATTGTGCTACTGGTGATATTACAGGAGTAGCTTGGGTTCAAATCACTGGGGGAAAATCACCTTATAATATCAAATGGAACACAGGTGCAGGAAGTAGAGAGATTAATTTTTTCACTAGCTCTGAATTGACTATAGAAATCACAGATGCAAATGGCTGTACCACTACAGACAAAATGAAAGTAAACTTCCCAGAAGTCACTGGAAATGCAAGGTTAGATTTCGAATATAGAAAACTAGAGATCACTTCTGAACCTCAAGTTTTTGTCAATGACTCTATTCAATTTGAAAGTTTTATCGCTACTGATTTTATCAGCTGGGGATGGGATTTTGGAGATGGAAGAGTCTGCAAAGACAAGGATCCTGTTCATACTTTCAAAAAAGCAGGAGAATACGAAGTGAAGCTTACTGCTTTTGATATCTATGGCTGTTCAACTGTAGAAGTGAATACAGTGCAAGTACTATCAAATGGTGAATTAGTAGTAATGCCAAATGCTTTCACTCCAAACGGAGATGGATTAAACGATAAATTTCTACCAGTAATGAAAGGAGTTTCTTCTTTTGAAATGAACATCTTCAATCACTGGGGAGAGCATCTTTATTCAGAAGCTGGACTTGAGATCAATGGCTGGGATGGTTATTTCAAAGGCAGTCTTTTGCCACAAGGCAACTATGTATACAAAATCACTTACACCAACCCTGAGGGTAATGTGATTAACAAAACAGGGGGTGTAACTCTAATCAGATAA
- a CDS encoding PorP/SprF family type IX secretion system membrane protein, with the protein MKKIWTIIALLLFSLSVKAQDMQYSQFYAAPMYLNPAFAGASEMTRIGVNYRNQWPGLGQTLNSYSAYIDHYLFNLNSGIGLIVNGTQESMANLSTMEVGAVYSYRLQLGFRSFLRFGGQASFVSRDANFSNMVFGSQIDANGNIGDFSGENLGADAKHRFLDYNFGLLFNNENLWLGVSAHHITQPNISFIEDGTSQLPMKLSAHGGVKFDLSNGMTQNFYNNTMGARELVLAFNYKHQDPFNQLDLGAQVNLQPIVFGLWYRGMPTFNNALPNNESLIGVFGISLASGLDIGYSYDYTLSKLGHANTGGAHEISMRFSFLAGDSSQKGRKVSSMPCFKY; encoded by the coding sequence ATGAAAAAGATATGGACAATTATCGCCCTTTTACTCTTCTCGCTTTCGGTGAAAGCTCAGGATATGCAGTATTCTCAATTTTATGCTGCACCAATGTACCTGAATCCGGCTTTTGCGGGAGCATCAGAAATGACCAGAATAGGGGTAAATTATAGAAATCAGTGGCCAGGTTTGGGTCAAACGTTAAATTCTTATTCTGCATATATCGACCATTATCTATTCAACTTGAATAGTGGTATAGGTCTGATTGTGAATGGAACTCAAGAATCAATGGCAAACCTAAGCACTATGGAAGTAGGAGCTGTATATTCTTACAGATTACAATTGGGTTTTAGAAGTTTTTTAAGATTTGGTGGACAGGCAAGTTTTGTTTCTAGAGATGCAAACTTCAGTAACATGGTCTTCGGAAGTCAGATTGATGCCAATGGAAACATTGGAGATTTTAGTGGAGAAAACTTAGGTGCGGATGCCAAACATAGATTCCTAGATTACAACTTCGGGTTGCTATTCAATAATGAGAATTTATGGTTGGGAGTTTCTGCACATCATATCACTCAGCCAAATATCTCTTTTATAGAGGATGGCACAAGTCAGTTACCAATGAAACTCTCTGCTCACGGTGGAGTAAAGTTTGATTTGTCAAATGGTATGACACAAAATTTTTACAACAATACCATGGGAGCTAGAGAGTTGGTTTTGGCATTTAATTACAAACATCAGGATCCATTCAATCAATTGGATTTGGGTGCTCAAGTGAATCTTCAGCCGATTGTATTTGGCCTTTGGTATAGAGGAATGCCAACATTCAACAATGCATTGCCTAATAATGAGTCATTGATCGGAGTCTTTGGAATCTCTTTGGCATCTGGACTTGACATCGGCTATAGCTACGATTATACCTTATCAAAACTCGGACATGCCAATACAGGTGGAGCCCATGAGATCTCCATGAGATTCTCTTTCCTAGCGGGCGACTCTAGTCAAAAGGGTAGAAAAGTAAGCAGTATGCCTTGTTTCAAGTATTGA
- a CDS encoding cryptochrome/photolyase family protein, with translation MKKTLRLILGDQLNIKHSWFQNQSSDITYLLMEMKQETDYVKHHIQKVVAFFLSMRNFTNKISKAGHHVIYLKLDDKENEQNLEKKY, from the coding sequence ATGAAAAAAACGCTAAGATTAATTCTCGGTGATCAATTAAATATCAAGCATTCTTGGTTCCAAAATCAATCTTCTGATATTACCTACCTTTTGATGGAAATGAAGCAGGAAACAGATTATGTCAAGCATCATATTCAAAAAGTTGTTGCCTTTTTTCTTTCTATGAGGAATTTTACTAATAAGATTTCAAAAGCCGGTCATCATGTTATCTATTTGAAATTGGATGACAAAGAAAACGAGCAAAATCTAGAAAAAAAATATTAA
- a CDS encoding cryptochrome/photolyase family protein has translation MNKLVQEHGFEKFEYQLPDEYRLDEQLKAICENLSVPTEYVDTEHFLTERNFLKDFFKGKKTYLMESFYREMRRKYNILMEGKDPITGKWNYDHENRNKLKDPILLVPPKVFNKDVSEILDLLVKMKVKTIGNCDPKHFEWPVSREESLDLITYFCTKLLSNFGEYQDAMYSGDNFLFHSRLSFAMNSKMLSPLEVVQEVEKYWLTHQDSVSIAQVEGFIRQIIGWREYMRGIYWAKMPEFKTMNFFNHDRKLPDYFWTGKTKMSCVKHAVVQSLETAYAHHIQRLMVTGNFALLAGISPDELDEWYLGIYIDAIEWVEITNTRGMSQFADGGIVGTKPYVSSANYIDKMSDYCGACFYKKALKVGEKACPFNSLYWHFYARNESKLAKNPRIGMAYRTLSKMKDQEAILKQGDYYLENEAVQKVRTAFFLLFLI, from the coding sequence ATTAATAAGCTAGTTCAGGAACATGGTTTTGAAAAATTTGAATATCAATTACCTGATGAATACCGCTTAGATGAACAGCTTAAAGCAATCTGTGAAAACTTATCAGTTCCCACTGAGTATGTTGATACTGAACACTTCTTGACAGAAAGGAACTTTCTCAAGGATTTTTTCAAAGGGAAAAAGACATATTTGATGGAGAGTTTCTACCGAGAGATGCGCAGGAAATATAATATCTTGATGGAAGGGAAAGATCCAATTACTGGAAAATGGAACTATGACCATGAAAATAGGAATAAGTTGAAAGATCCCATTTTACTCGTTCCTCCAAAAGTCTTTAACAAAGATGTGTCAGAAATTCTCGATTTATTGGTAAAAATGAAAGTCAAGACAATTGGCAATTGTGACCCAAAGCATTTTGAATGGCCCGTAAGTAGGGAAGAAAGTTTGGACTTGATTACATATTTCTGCACAAAATTATTGTCAAACTTTGGTGAATATCAAGATGCGATGTACTCAGGAGATAATTTTCTCTTTCATAGCAGACTGAGTTTTGCGATGAATTCCAAAATGCTCTCTCCGCTAGAAGTAGTCCAAGAAGTAGAGAAATATTGGCTGACGCACCAAGATTCTGTTTCTATAGCCCAGGTAGAGGGTTTTATTAGACAGATTATAGGTTGGCGTGAATATATGAGAGGAATATATTGGGCAAAAATGCCCGAATTCAAGACCATGAATTTCTTCAACCATGACAGAAAACTTCCTGATTATTTTTGGACAGGAAAGACTAAAATGAGTTGTGTCAAACATGCTGTAGTGCAATCCTTAGAAACGGCCTATGCGCACCATATTCAAAGATTGATGGTCACGGGGAATTTTGCGCTCTTAGCTGGTATTTCTCCAGATGAACTCGATGAGTGGTATTTGGGGATTTATATAGACGCGATCGAATGGGTAGAAATCACTAATACCCGAGGAATGAGTCAATTTGCTGATGGTGGAATAGTTGGAACCAAACCTTATGTATCTTCTGCAAACTATATCGATAAAATGAGTGATTATTGTGGAGCTTGTTTTTATAAGAAAGCCTTAAAAGTTGGTGAAAAAGCTTGTCCCTTTAACAGTCTTTACTGGCATTTTTATGCTAGAAATGAATCTAAACTTGCTAAAAACCCTAGGATTGGTATGGCATACAGAACACTTTCAAAAATGAAAGATCAGGAAGCTATCCTGAAACAAGGTGATTATTATCTTGAAAATGAGGCTGTCCAAAAAGTAAGGACAGCCTTTTTTTTGCTGTTTTTAATCTAA
- a CDS encoding four-helix bundle copper-binding protein: protein MKNIQVSVEACLACMVECEKCADGCLIVKDHLECVKLCRDCADICALCARLCARGSKFADALCELCVKCCEDCANECKKHDMECCKKCADACKKCAEACKM from the coding sequence ATGAAAAATATTCAAGTAAGTGTTGAAGCGTGTTTAGCCTGTATGGTTGAATGTGAAAAATGTGCTGATGGTTGTCTAATAGTAAAAGACCATTTAGAATGTGTAAAATTGTGTCGTGATTGTGCCGACATTTGTGCCCTTTGTGCAAGATTATGTGCGAGAGGTTCAAAATTTGCCGATGCACTTTGTGAATTATGCGTAAAATGTTGTGAAGATTGTGCCAACGAGTGCAAAAAACACGATATGGAATGTTGCAAAAAATGCGCCGATGCTTGCAAAAAATGTGCAGAAGCTTGCAAAATGTAA